The Sparus aurata chromosome 10, fSpaAur1.1, whole genome shotgun sequence genome includes the window CTCCACCAATAGATGATAGTGAATAATCCTTTACAAAATACAGGCATCTTAATACAAATCTGCATTGAAACAAAAATCTAATGAACGAGAATTGAATTTCTCGAAGCTCACCTACCTGATATGAATGCATCAATGAATCAGCTCACCTAAACATAAATGATGTGCCTGATCAAAGTCCGTCTGTAAACTCTTCACCTGTGTTTAACTTGTTCAGCGTTCTCTTTATCtctttatacatttaaatgaacGAATTGTTGTAGAAGAATTTTTGAAGCTTACTTACAGTAAAACAGAACTCAAAAAGAAAATTTAACTTTATGTAAGATTTTACAGACAGACTTTTGTCTCCAATCAGGTGAATACGGTTAATATTTAATCTGAGACTCATATCAGTCAGATATCAAgttcctttcactttcacccTAACTGTGTGAACAGCTGCTGTTTAACTCTATGCACAGTACTATCAGTAAAGTAAATGATTACCAGTAATATAACATAATAGATTACTAAATTAACAAAATGACCTGTCTATCTCACTGTAGATCACACCATCTCACAGTGGGACGGTAAGCTATAGAATATTATAATCTTGAAATAACATTTCACATAGAAGGACCTTATTCAGGTTGCAATTGCCGTCTGTTTATTTAGATACAAGAAACTGTATGTAATGTTCAGTTACTAAAATAACACAGACTGAAAGAAATGTGCAATTATTAGTAACATATCAAGTAACAagtaatatttatatatatgtgtatatataaatggGATGTTTAATATCATAGAAAGATTGAAAACATATGcacaagagaggagttatcctTTACTCACTTGTGGTTAACATTGTGTCCACTAAGCCTAACCAAGAGTTACCTTTTAactaaaccaaacaaaacagcagcagaaaactgaaaatacattgaaaataaacaaactcagagtaaaaataaaaaggggtAGGTGTTTCTTACGTCCAAACCAACCTCAAGCCCAACAAAGTTAATGTAAACTGAAGCACTGAGTTTATGTTATGCTGACATAAAAGTTGTTACTATGGTTACAGCTTGCCTGTTAACCCTCAGCTAGCCAAAACTACATAAATGTTTGTCGCCTAGAAAGTTAAAAATCACCCCCAGTGTTACGTTCAAAGTGTGGTTGGAATTATAACAAACCCCTGCATgtaaaacccttttttttattacttattatCAACTATTTGTACACGGtatatattcatttttacagaataTTTATCACTAAAACAGTACAAGGTAAAGTTCAAATTGAAAGTTGTTCTTGCCCGCGGGAATATTCCTCACGTTCCTTCCACTTTCTTCTCTAAATTCTCCTTCCTCTCGGTCATCCTGGTCAGAAGACCGTCTGCCTCTTCCCTCTGCAGCACTTtctctgtgttcagctgcagcttCTCAAGTTCTTCCTTTCTCCACTCCAATTTCCACTGAGCACTCAAGAggttctgtttttctctgaggatttcttctgttttctcagttgccttttctctctcactctctgttaTTAACTTCTCCACTGACTGGATCTTCTCCTTgttgtcctccctctctctctccacgtCTTCCAGCTGCAGTTTGAACAGCTCCCTGTGGTTCTCCAGAAGCCTCCAGAGGTATAAAAACAAGATGATTTTTGTCTTCTCTAGGTGTTGAGGTTTGGCCTTTATCTCATTCGagtcctgtttttttccttcttttttagaGGAATGTTGTGAAGCTGAATAAGAGAAGACAATTATTCATGGTCATTAAACTAAACagaatgttaataatattatcaAGCTTAACACTGGGTTGGTGCTTTATACTGAAACATGCTCTTAATGTAACCATCAACAAGCTGTAGCTTAtgtatacatttcaaaataagacaaaagCTATTTAGTATTGAAACATCAGTTTCAACAAGGTGTCCATGGTATTTGAAATGATGAAACCTGGGTTAGTATTAATTTTACCAAGAATGAATCATGCTGCATATCACTGAAATTGACAGAAGTGGGACTTATGTTTCCATTTATATGTGGCATAAACATAAAGAATAAAACTAAAAGCCAATTCAGCCAAGACACCAATTGACCACATGTGTTGAGACAGTGTGGAAATTGATTGAACCAAACCAgctgaaatgaaaagacagatCAAAATTTAGTGGTAACAACTTTTCAGTGATAAACAGTCTCATCTCTTACGGAGAAATGTGCTTTGATTTTTAGGCAGTTGTTATAAAATTACACTTTCTGGAAACCACAATACAAAATGATGCTATAGATGGAGCTTCACAACTGCAAAAATCGTCCTTGTTATCTATAAGTCTCATGAGTCAACCTATAATCATGGGTTATATATTATGTATTAATACAGGAGGTTTCTAAATAACAACAGAGTGTTTGAGTTACCTCCACAAGTGTGTATGAGCAGAATGAAGAATACTGTGTCAAGGTTGAGGGCTGTGAAAGCAGGATTAAAGAACAGTCTGTCCTTCTGGTTCTGCATTGTGTTATTctgtaaaatggaaaaaacaaaaacaaaatgtagacAAAATGTAAttccatgaaaataaaaaaaggtttgataAAAGTGATATCTCTATTGGCTTCATCAATCACTCAGTGTTCAGTGGCTGTCTATCAGGGGCGATTCTAGGTTCAGAGCTTTAGGGGTGCTGAGCACCCAATGAGCCCCACTGCCACCACCCACCCTGTTTtcttccaaaaacaaaaaatatgtctattgaaaaataactttatcattttaacaTAACTCCaaaatccagatttttttttccttttttactttAGCTTAACACTTTTCCATAGGTGTGGTTGGCAGGAAAACATAcggctccactatgtctctctttacatttattttgtactgTTGTCGACTTCAGCTAAGACAAAAATAGTTCACCCCACATGTCTaaaattcttagaacacagtgtttcccatgGATGTTTTTTGTAGAAGCAgtgctctgagtcggtaaccGAAAAACACTTGGGGGGTCCCGAATGAAAAATTTGACaacctttaaatggtgactactggtgagatttttgaggaaaagaaaaacaatcattttcagaatttcagaatcagaatctaagacatgagacaaaatagtgtagaagttgctGTTTACCATTTGACAGAACAGTTTagtttaccattattttcttttaatattatacattttttatggatttttttttttctgtttcagaagtcattGGGTCACatgaataaaatcaaaatgtctgcatattaatattcatataaaatagaggaagcacttaagtacaataacaataggtgtgtctcatttgtccagtttactaatgcaatctgctgctggagtcactgggtcacagtGACATGGCATATactgaaaaaactgcaattattttgtatgaatatattcatgctaagtaatttaatgacggtccctaaatcagtctccagtgattcagcgaggctctgggaggtgagctgaccatcctcctgctgctgacactgggtgaacctcagtaaagtctcagctggacccgagcgAATATCCACCGAATATGCAGTCtcaaactaacttcaccccggtttgAGGTGTCGCCTGTTGAAGCCTttgatgacgaggatttcagtctcTCAACTTAAACAGTAACTTGTAGAAATAATacaatagcagtaatgacagtAATCGATTTaaagataacttagggtgtagtgctttcactgtgtgcaacttcaATTCCCCATTCGcctgtgatattaaacctacagaaatcatgcttatttatttattgtggcagcactgaaaatccagcagcagaaagcatattggggaaacactgacacatcagataaccttctgcaacgattgcaggctctttggtggagctctgctttcagTGAGTTAGTTGATTTACAACACTACAACTTGTGTCTCACGCTGGATGATGGTCAGGCTGCAGAGCGGTGCAGCTACAGAGAAGCAGTGCATGAGAAGAGGAATGATACCATTTGCTAAGCGGGGTTGttctcattttcttctttaaCATATGCATTTTAAACCACAAACTACGGATTATGTTTTGGAAATAATTTAACCTTGTTTAAGACGCacacaaattttaaaataacaacatttctTACTCCAAGTTTTAGGGGTGCTAGCCTCGCCCATGCtatctttctttgtctggtCCAGTTCCAAAGTGTTTAATAATTTCTCTGATGTGTCTAATGTCATCTCTCTCACCGTTATTACCTTCTCTACTGCCTGAAGCTTTTGCTTGTTGatttccttctccttctccaatTCATCCAGTCTCTGTTTCAGTGAATCTCTCTGGTTCTCCAGTTCAGTCTTCTCCTCCATCAATATGGTAACCTTATCTTCccagtgtttgtctttgttcagCAGCTCCTTTTgaagctgtgtgtttttcttcaccaactcttctttctcttcttttgtggagaaacacaacagacacaaatgTCAGTTTACTTTGAACAACATGTAAACCATTTCACATGTAGTTCCAATACATATGGCTTGAGTCATTTGCTGTAGGACAGATGAAGAAACATTTCCTGGGAAACATTACTTTCAATAATGTCATCCATGGTGTCGTCTATCTGGTCCTTCTGGTTCTGCTTTGTTGAAttctaaaaaaatgaaataaaccagCTGTAATtcccagaaagaaaaaaacaaaacaactgggATTTTTTTGTCCTCTATAAATCTTTTAAAGCAacttaaataattttaaatagTACAATTGaatatttattatctttttCCAAGTAGTTAAATTCTTCAATCCTCAGATTTGTCAAATTAGGGGTTTGTAAGATTGTAGACACCATCAAGCGCAGTTTAGAAGTTTGAAATATCAAACCTAAAATATTTCCCCTCCCATCAGGTCTACATCTGAGCCCTTCCTCCAAAAGACATATGTGCACTGCTTGACCACACTGACACAGACAACCCTGTAGCTGTCGCTGGTCAGCTGGGAAATATGTGTTAACAGCTATGATAAAGACATCATTTGATAACTGTTAATTGTCGCGATCacataaacacaagcaaaatacCCGTCACGTACCTCAGTCTCAAAGTGCTACAGCGTGACAGGTATTTCCTACatctgtaggtgtgtgttttgttctacTGATCAATCACGTTGCTGCTGGAGTGACTCTGTTCTTAGCTGCTGGACGACAGGTGAGGAGGCTGCTTGGATGGGCTTATTAGAGGCCTACAACATCCACAGACTTTTGATTGTATTACTCAAGAGTGTTTGATTTATTGAGTGTTCTCAGTATGCTGAGAGATTTACTACatatataacaaaaaatgcTTCCAGAATAACTTGCCAACTCATGCTCTAATTGACATTATTATGTTGAATTCACTATACGGAACACAAATATGATAGGAAATATGCACAAAAACTAAAACCAATGTCATGATGCAAAGTACTTTGACTGTAGTGAGTTTGTCAGTCCTGCAAGATGTTTGCAGCAGCAATgtgtcacatacattttttatgaaTAACACTAGAAATGTGCACCTTTCTTAAGCTGGTGTTATTCCTCATTAACTGTTGCTATAGCGGAAAGGAAAGACAGATGTCTGAAATTACAGAATTAACTGAGGAGAATAAGAGAAAGTTCTTTAATATTTACACTTTGATGTTGTTTCATGTTTAGGCTAGTATATTCAAGACAACCAATtccaattatgttttttttgcacaacGCCTTTATAGAACATAGACAGAGGCAAGATGGCAGGAAACGACAATGACATGCAGCACAGGTCCTCAGTGGGATTCAAGccttcatgtttattttaagaTAAAGTTGCTTGAccagttttctttctttatgcAGTTTTTTATTCAAGAAGAATTACATCAATATGCAACTGTCTCTCATCCTGCAATGAACTGCTGTTGGTTTTGACATATAATAAGTCACATTTATATTGGAAATCTACAAAAAGTTCATTGCAAAGTTATATTATCTTtccttgtttcagtttctgccTTAGTCTGTGAAACATTCAGTCTTACCTTTTGAAATTGTGGCTGGAGTTGCACTGTCAAGTTCTGATTGTCCTGCATCT containing:
- the LOC115589814 gene encoding rho-associated protein kinase 1-like, which codes for MRYILLAALVIFPTWKYENMDQDTMKSQDKEKESEKALTTLTEQMQDNQNLTVQLQPQFQKNSTKQNQKDQIDDTMDDIIEKEKEELVKKNTQLQKELLNKDKHWEDKVTILMEEKTELENQRDSLKQRLDELEKEKEINKQKLQAVEKNNTMQNQKDRLFFNPAFTALNLDTVFFILLIHTCGASQHSSKKEGKKQDSNEIKAKPQHLEKTKIILFLYLWRLLENHRELFKLQLEDVEREREDNKEKIQSVEKLITESEREKATEKTEEILREKQNLLSAQWKLEWRKEELEKLQLNTEKVLQREEADGLLTRMTERKENLEKKVEGT